GGTGTGGGCGGGCATCTGCAAAAGCTCAACCGCCAGGAGGTGGAGCTGGTGAAGCAGCTGGCCAATGAGATTATCtatcagcagcagcgacgcATTGTGATCACTACGTTCAATCTGCTGAGTCTGTACTACGCTAGTCAATTGTATGCCCAAAAAAGTGTCAACATTGATGAGCTATCCCGGGGTGTCCTACATCTTAAGCGCATCTTTGAGCAGCTGGGAGCACATGTCAGCACCAGGCCGGGAAGCATTAAGGCCGATATTATTGATGCTGTGGAGATACACGCGAATATCCTTCATTTTGTCAGCGCTCGATTACAATTCACACCGATGGCCGCCAAGCAATTGGCGGACAGGATCGATGTGAAGCGTCTAAAGGCTCATGCGCTCTGTCCACAAACCATGGCGGTGGCAGTTCCCATGCTGGCCCTTCAGCTCTACGTGAATCCCTGCATGTTCTGGCTGGCCAGGCCGGCCTATCTGCTCCTGGCGGCTCTCAAGGAGCAGAGGAGTCAGGAGAAGAGTCTGGATTTCTCGAACATCTCATACGATTCTACGTTGAGTGCACTTCATGCGCATGTGACCAACATGGATGCCTTGTTTCAGCATGAGTTCATCATTGAATCGAATCGAGAGGCTGCCGAGTTTGAGACGCATCTACAGCTGCTCCTCGACGAACGGGTCGTGGAGGTGGCGAAGAGTGGAAGGATCAGGGTGCAGGACAACGAGTGTTCGCATGTCATATTGGCCGCCCTGGCACCATTCCTGTGCCTCTACTACCAGTTGGTGGTCACCCTAAGAAAAGTGagtaatatatttcaatttatgaCTAGtttttatcatattttataataatacttTTGTAGATTCCTTTGGATTTGGAATTCAGCAACAAAGATCTCCTCGTTCGCGTCCAGAAGCATGTGGAACAGCTGCTCCAGCAGCCCGGCGGAACTGCCTTCCACGTTCATCCGTATTGCCTGGCGCTAGATAACCTTAATATTGCCATCTATGCTCTGATACAAAGGGGTTATCTGCTTAAAAGCCGGGACTCTGGACAGCTGAAGATCCCCGGAACCCCTGGAAAGTGCCTTGAGGAGCTGGAGCGACAGCTGCTCGAGTATTGCCAGTTAATGCCATTCGCCCAATACTCAACGGCGGCCAACCAGCAGGCCCAGTTCCACATAGCCAAATTATAACTGGCAAATGGTAAGAGGCCGACGGAGGAGGATGCGGCTAGGGGATCGGACACTGATCGCAGTCTGGACTCCGAGCTGTATCCTAAACAGTGTAGTACAATTTGGTTTTCATACTCCATACAATTCATTCAGTTTGTTGTCGGCCTGCTCAAGAATTGTCGCATCATCTGCATTCTGTTCTTTATTGTGGTTGTGGCTCCGCTCAAGCAGCTCCTCCGCTGGCTCATCGAATCATCCCATTCCTTCACATAGGCTTAAGTAAGGGGTGTCTGGTATAAGGGTGGGTCGAATTTTATGGCATAACCAAAGTCCAAATTCAAAGCATTGGGTAGACTTTGAGccattttaagtaattttttttgtaagagattgaaatttaaatttataaataatttaaatattcattaagtAACTTGTTGATCcagtttcaatttatttaaaatctatatttagattttttgtCTTTACAGACATTTACATTACCAACTTAAAttcttaaacaaatttttttaattaaaattatattattaaaaaaattttgtttttaataaaaattaaattcttaaaaaaaattttttttaattaaaattaaattcttaaaaaaaatttgtttttaataaaaattaaattcttaaaaaaatgtttttaattaaaattaaattcctaaaaaaaaaatttgttaattacaattaaattcttaaaaaaaggaaaatacttaatataaaatatacttgCAGGCAAAACTtttaacagtttttttttcatacttttaaacaattttacaatcaatttaaaaacctCTGATATTTCATTGGCATTCCATATGCATTTTTAGattgaaatatgtattttaaaaatattatgtaattttaaatatttgattattaGGAACTGCACTTTTCGTATACTCTTAAATAAAACTGCTTAATATTGCTCAGAGTTAAATTATGCCCTAATGCCAATAAAAATCGTCATCCTATATAATGTGTTTGTTCGTTAGAGAGCTAGGGCTGAAGCCTCAGAAACTGATATTTTATGTTCGGTAACGccatgaaaatcaaatgaaattcacaaaagagaaaaaaaacgcACTTTCAAAAACCAAATTTTGATCAACAAATTTTTGTATAGAAAAAACTGGTAGATCCcatcgaaatatatatattctatatatttttagccaAGGAAATGTTACCCATCTAAAGTGACAAACAAATATGACAATTTATAAGATTtggttaaaatataattaaattaaaataatgaaattaacaatattcttaaaaatatgggaaattgtaaactttattttccaaaattttgtaACAGAAAAAGCTGAAAAGATTTTGAAGAAAtctgaattttataaaatcttttaacgattatattttctttaaattattttagtttattgtaatttttaattattcatttttaaacttaactTTTAAGCTGTTTTTGGTTtaagaatttgtttatttaaaatcggTGTTAAGTTTAtacttcattttattttataattaagttGTTTATGTTCAAGGGCGctgctttttattttagatattcAATTGTGCCAATACACACAGAGTCAGCAccacacaaatatatatatgtacattcgTATAGTTTCGAGGCGAGCCACAAGACTTGCCCTtagatatttataataatgGTTGATTCCGGGATCAGATCACCCGATTTTCACAGCACAAAAAAGGCCAGCGCTAAGTGCAATACAAAAATGttctgtttaaatatatttttagacaactttttcgtttttatttttgtggtagcaaattttatatttatataagaatcaaagagagaaaacaataacaaccaTTCCTAACTACACTCGCTAGTAACTAAACCAGAAAAAGAACAAGAgcaataataaagaaattagtCAGAAACCTAAGCATTAACAAACTAATTAGATCACCGAAGGAACTCTCGCTTGAACTGGTCCAGGGTGCGTTGGCTTATCACCACGTGCATCATCAGACGCTCTGGATTCTCCTCATCAGCTATGGTCTCCACCACGGCGGCGTTCTTATAAAGCCAGGCCATTTCAGGCCCACCGTTGGGCACTCGCATCTGCAGCTTTCTTCGCCCGGTGGATGTCAATATCTGCTGTTCAATGTCCTCCAGCAGGTGTTCAAGTCCCGTCTGAGATCGGGCTGATATACGGTGGACAGCAGCTGCATCTGAAGCAGCTTCGGGTATGGAGGATACCAAATCACATTTGTTGTACACATCGATAATCGGAGGCAATTGGCTGGCCGTAGAGTCTCCGCCAGCCACATTGAAAGCCAGGGAACGCAGTGTGGCTTCCACATGACTTCGCTGGGCGGCGTGGCACGGATGCGACAAGTCCTGAACGTGGACAATTACGTCCTATTGGAAGAGAATGATGTTTTGAATAGCTACTAAAAAATCCAATACCTATTTAACTTACCGCCAGCATAGCATCCTCCAGGGTGGCCACAAAGCACTCGAACAATCCAGTGGGCAGGTCAGACATAAAGCCTACGGTGTCCATGTAGATGACCTCCAGGTTGCAGGGCAAACAGCCCGCATGGGCTGTAACATCTAGAGTGGCGAAAAGTTGATTTCTGGGCTGCAGTGCATCCTCCACTGTTAGAGCCTTTATCAGCGAAGTCTTCCCGGCATTGGTGTATCCCACCACCGCCACAATGGGATAATTCTGCTGCTTGCGTTTCTGGCGTAGCAATTGTCTTTGGCGGCGCACACGATCCAGTTCGGCGCGCAGCTTTCGCTCACGGGTCCGCAGAATTTCCTTTTGCAAATCGGTTAAGGCATATCCCTGCCGTCGCGTCTGGGTAACACTGGCATCCTTGGCCTGGGCCCAGATATAGGGAAGTTCGGCCATTGCTAcctgaaatatattataaataaagtgaTTAAGTAATTAGGTAAACCTAATATTCTTACCTGAAGCCTTGCCTCTGCACTGGTGGCATGCAACCTAAGGATTTGAATGACCACCGAATACCGATCCATAACTGGCAACCGGAACTCCGCCTCGAGAAAGCGCTTCTGGGCAAAGGACAACGTTCCCTTGCTAACAAACAGGCAGGTTAGATGTCGCTCCTGTCGCAAATCGGCCACAAGAGCCTTTAGTTCCATCAGCTTTCCGCTGCCGAATAGGGTCTTTTTCTCGAGACTCTCTAGGGGTACCTTGAGAGCCTTGGCCACCTGCCAATTGGGTAGGGAATGAACCAAGGCGGAGGCTTCGGCCAGCTGATCCTCTGGTCGGACATCGCTGTTGGGGCTATTTTGCCGTTTGGCTGCCCATTTCACGTAGGGCTGCAGGATGAGCACTTGCTGGGAGCTGGCTGTGTCTCGCGTGATTCTCATAGCTCCACCAGCCACTTCGTCGTAGGCGCTGGAATGGGAAATCAATAAGATAACAAATTTCCCTTACTTGCTTTACTTTTACTTACCGATCATCTAAAAATCGCATGTCTGTCAGCTCCGGCGAGCCCTGTTCCTTCTGCTCCATGTCACCTTCCTCCTCGTCTCCCTGTCCCGCCTGCATCTGTGCCTCATAGAAGCTCTTCCGGTTACGAATACCCTTAACCCCTTGGTGTTGCGTGTACTTAAAGCGGCATGGCATTGCTGCCATCGTTCGCGGAAGAGGAAGACTCCTTGCCAGACGCATCCATGCCCGGAGACTCGACATCACTAAACCTAATTAACTAGAACTTTTCTAAAGCTAAAAGGTCTTCTCGTTGAGCACGGAATGCTTGTCCTCAAAGGCCATCCACGCCGCCTGGCAGGATCTCGTTCGGGTCGAAGTGGCTTGATAGGAAACACCGGTGGCTACTAGGGAGGAAACCAGGATATTGTACTTGGCCGGATAGCGAATGCGGGATTGTATGATCTTCTGGGCAAAGTAGGTGCCGGAAAAGCCTgcaattttgtgtaatttattatgcaatttctttaaataacaaaagacAGCAAAACGTACCCAAACAGAATGCGGCGAGGCCGGTGAAGAGGGAGCGGGTCATGCAGTCGATGTAACCATCGAATCCGGGGTGCTTCTCGCGCTGCTGGTCCTTCAAACGCTTGATATCGTTCATAATAAACGTGTATTTATGcggcaattagtttatttcGCAAGAATTAatcataacaaaaatattaaaagtgtGAAAAAAGTATTTGGGGTTTTTAAAGTTGTACACCAATGGTCACAccacaaatacaaattaatcgaCGGTCACACCGATTGCAAAGTTATCGAATTTTAGCCCAGCCtactatttgtttttattgtttttattgttgaatTACTAAACGGGGAGCAGCACAATGAAGAAGAAGGTAACTTAATTCAATAAAACTCCTCCCGAGCCGTGTTTGCAACACATTTGCCTTTCCCCCAGGTGTTGCTGATGGGGAAGAGCGGGTCGGGGAAGACCAGCATGCGTTCCATTATCTTTGCCAACTATATTGCCCGTGATACGACACGCCTTGGAGCAACAAGTGAGTAGAATGACTATATAATCAGGATCCAAAACCTATTCCGATTCCCGCCCGCAGTCGATGTGGAGCACTCGCATGTCAAGTTCCTGGGCAACCTGGTGTTGAACCTCTGGGACTGTGGCGGTCAAGAGGGTTTCATGAAACAGTACTTTGCCCAGCAGCGCGAGAACATTTTCCGTCATGTCGAAGTGCTCATCTATGTGTTCGATGTGGAGAGCCGGGAGATGGAGCGCGATGTCCACTACTACCAGAGCTGCCTGGAGGCCCTGCTGCAGAACTCGCCGGAGGCCAAGATCTTCTGCTTGGTGCACAAAATGGATCTGGTGCCGGAGGAGCATCGCGAGAGCGAGTTCAAGGTGCGCGAGGACGATCTCATACGGTTGTCGAAGCCCGGCAATGTCACCTGTTTCCGCACCAGCATTTGGGATGAAACACTGTACAAGTAGGTGCTCCATAGCCTGGAAATGACTTTTATTTAACCTCTAACTGATTTACAGAGCCTGGTCTTCCATTGTCACCATGCTCATACCGAATGTGGCTGTCCTGGAGAACTCGGTAACGCACTTTGCCAACGTTATCGAGGCCGACGAGGTGCTGCTGTTCGAAAAGGCCACCTTCCTGGTGATTTCCCATTGCCAGAGCAAGAAGAATCGCGACTCGCACCGCTTCGAGAAGGTGTCCAACATCATCAAGCAGTTCAAGCTGAGCTGCTCCAAGCTGGGCGCCAAGTTCCAGTCAATGGAGGTGCGTAATAATGCCTTTGCCGCCTTCATCGATACCTTTACCAGCAACACCTATGTGATGGTGGTGATGTCGGATCCCACCTTGCCTTCGGAAGCCACCCTGGTGAATATACGGAATGCGCGAAAGTACTTTGAGGAGCTAGAGAATCCGAACAACAGTGCCATGAGCCACCACGGCCACAAGTACCACTGAACTGAGTAGCTCGTTGTTTTCCGTATATTTAACCAATGCCGTTTTCCGTTCAAAAGACATGAAACTCGGTCTGTTGTTGTGCACACACATCGAAGCGCCCCATGGTGGTGCGCCCCCAAAGTCTTACCGCTTCCCGTAATGATAAATATGATAAatacgtatatatgtataaatcgCTCACTTGCTACAAGACTCGCAATATCCAGCtccatattttgtataaaattcGTTATAGCAACATGTCTGATTTCCCATCCTTAAGATCTTCTTGTTAGAGTTATGAGATGGTCTTTTAGCAAGTGGGCGATGGATAGCCATCTCCTTCGTTGATTTTTCGTAGATTTGTAAGTTGAAACCTTCGTAGGCCTTaagtttatatacaaaaaacaattacacacttataaatacacaaaacAATCCTAACAATTGGTCATTTGTAAATGCCGTAAACGGTAGATAAGGCCCACATATCACAGATAATCCAGTTAGTTGATCCGCGGACATTGTGCCTACGAGTAGAATCTCCTGACCTCCTCGGACAATCGATCCACGCTGTCCTCATCCACGGCCATGAATCGCTTGGCGCCGCGACTAAAGTAATAGATGTCACCCGTGTAAATATCGAACCACAGGGCGTGTATGTGGAGGTCATGGGACTCCAGTCGGGGCTTAAGGAAGCCATAGGAGGCAATATTGGACATCTGCTGCAGAGTGTTGATCTGCGAAAGCTTATCCTCGACGGCGAACTTTTGCTCCTCATCGATGTAGGCCACAAAGCGACGCAGCGGCGTCTCCGAGGAGAAGAGCAAGGGATCCTTCATGCCGGCGTCGCGCCACTCTTGGAACTTGTCCAAACTGGTGTTGGCATGGGTGCACAGCCAGGATCGCAAGGGCGACAGGCGACGGTTCAGCTGGTGATTAAAGGGTAAGTGATTATATATTCCATAACCTGGGTTCCTAATAAACCAACCTTGGAGGCAAAATCTGGATCCCGCAGCTGGTACAGCAGATTCATGGCCTTGCAGTCGCTGTGCCCGCAAACGATTATGTGCCGGATATCATTGACCACGCATCCCAGCTCCAAGGCAGCCGGCTCGCAGCTAAAGTACTCATCCTGGAAGTGCTGGGCATGGGGAATCAAGTTGCCCGCATTTCGCACTTATTGTATCATGGGAATCGTTGGGAATGTTAAAGCCATATTGATTACCAGTAAAACGATATACACCTACCCACAAACATGTCACCCACATGGGTGTCCGTGTACCGGGTGGGAATCATTCTACTGTCCATGCAGGTGAAGAACACGGCCTTCGGCTGAAAGATAAAGCGTATCAAGAGTTAGCGGTACATAGATACTGGCTAGTGTGTACATAAAAATATTCTGCAGATAGCCAACACACAAGTTATGACATACTTGGCCAGCGGCCAAAGTGTCAGTGGGTTCGGTTCAAGGCTGTTTGAGGCgggaaattgaaaaatattgaaagtaTTGATGGATGGACAAGTCATGCGTCACTTGTGGCCACCTTCTCCACTTAAATAATGGACAAGTGGCGTTATAGTTTCAAGACTTCTAGTTTGAGCAAGTTAAAACTATCAGAAAATCAGAGATagattgatatttttaaacattaattttccaaatatattctcataaaaattatcaatttgcTGTCCTTAAATAAACTGTTTTCCTTTCATTTTACGGTTTTTACACATCCactaaattgtttattattttgatttattaccTAGAGTAGTTTTTTGTATCGGTGTGCTAAAAACCCATTCACATATTTCCAATTAGAAccgaattaatttaataattagcGAAAGTGCAATGCACGAAGTCCAAGAGCACCGAAAAGCAATCActtaagtatataaaaataaaatttaatattaagcaAAGTCGAGGGGGTGGCAGTGGGGGGATTGTTTGACAACCGGTTTAcctttgttgtttgtttaccAAAAATAAAGCCACTTAGAGAGAAAGATAAAGAGCGACAAACAGCGAGAGCGAAGTGGAAGAGCGCCAAGCTCTCGGACTGACaagttggaaaaaaatgtgataataaaattaaaacacatgCAATAATAGCTCCCCACAAGGCGAAATTCTAATGCTTTTTTGTCTATTTATGTACAACAAATTCCAGACAGCTTGCCTTAGATCTTGACCTATAAAACCTATTGATTGCTCACCTCTGGATTATCGCGGACTTTCTGGAACTCTTTCACCATTTGCTCGCGCGTTGTATTTCTGTATCGCATTATCCCCCTCAAAATACGCTCcatatttcaatgtttttggcgatttttttagcttttggTTATCTTAATTTGACACTTTTATTGCACGCACTTTGGCACTATGTTAGAATTGATTTTCCTTGATTTGCGGACAAGTAATGTGGCGTTCGCGTCCAACGAAAAATGCGGTGGGGCTCCTCGGACGAGGGTTGTGGAGCATTTGAATCGGAATATTGTTGCTTCCAAAACACGCGACGAATTTAGCGAGCAGCTGTGGTTGTCTCTCCGAGAAATACCGAGTTGCTCCACCGTCCTCTCTTTGGGGAGCCCAAGGGTTTGGGGTTAAGAGAACGTTAAAGAGCGAGTGGAGCAATATGGGGCTGTTTTTTTTAACGCTAATTTTGCgtcatttataaataaacatcaGAGCTAATTACAGCTTATTCATACAATAATgataaagttatattttagGAGCAATATCTGGATTATGAATGAATTTTAcgaaaactatttattttattaaattataaataaacactaaaacttaaaatctattaattttaaacttgcATAAAACTGTATGACTTTTTTATACACGTTTTTTCTACCACTAAGGACTAAACTGGGAAATACAGAAATATCTTAAAGAATTTCTCACTTAATAGCAGCTTAAGAAGATTTTAAgctataaaacatttataaaaaaaaatataattgtaaaatagaAATGTAAAAGCTAGATTTAAAAAGCATAATATAAAGAGAActatataaaagttttttataCCATGAACATTTTCCCTTCCACTCAACTATGAACACTCCTTTGCATTGTAATGTTTGctctgtaaatattattatggGGAGCGGAAATCAATTACTTAATAGCAATTTCTCTGAGCTGACATCTGGCAGGTTCCAGACCctcaaataaaaagaaaaactcaaGTTGCTCGTCTCGCCAGACAGTGGCTTATCAGTGGGAAGACGACGACTCGAATAGCCCATGATGACGCTGATATTATGGCTTCCACGCTTAGCACTTTTTTCTGTTCCTGTTATTATTCCTAATCAATGTTTTTGATGGAACTTTTTCATGACTAGCATGGACTTTATGCGACCCAAGGTCAATAATAAAGTTGTCATACGCTTAGACATTTTtatatgctttttttttttgatacaAATTAAGACTAattaatgtatatatttaaaaataaaattttaaatttaccaaaaattttaaatgttacatttttggaaacctttgttacaaaaaattatgtaTGGTTATATTCCTATAATTGGAGCGTAAAATGTATACGAACAGAAATTAGCAGTGCTGTTCGAAGGTAAAATcagctttaaaatttaataaattaaatccaTCTtagacattttatttttttaattattttttccattttataaataaattaaaaaaatatatatttataagccAGTGCAATTAATACATGTAAACATGAGTCTACATTCTACAAGAAGTTAAAGCGACATCTAGTGTCAAAATATAGACAATATGGCCAATAGGGGCgcctttaaaataaagttactaactaatttgttaatttgtttgttgtttaatttatttttaatttaaaaaaataataaagaaaatattgctTATATACTAGGAATTGTCTTACCGAAAACTTTATAGAattcgatttaatttttttttgtttatacctaatatttttaataaagtgtGGATATAAAACATTAGCAATAgtgttacaaaaaaaaaaaagatataagtACATCCCacttacatatacatatgtatactatttttaatttctatttatctttaatttttctaCCCGGGAATTCCCTTTAAACTCTCTTTAGAACCTTGTGAAATTTCTAGGAAGTTTTACATACATATCGACATATATCGACAATctaactaaaaaataatcagCTAATCAACGAACATACTGGTTACccaattaactaaaaataaagattttttgcttaaatcTATATTTCTTGTTTCCTACAAATTGATATTTGTACCGAGGTTGCCATAATTGCAACTCatattctgtttttttttcattatttcgACCCTGGAGCATCACGTCTCCCTCAACGAATGAATTGGGCTTTTAACCAGTGTAATATTAGCCTTTCCGAGAAATGCCCACCGCGCATCATTCAGAGAGcgtgtttttttgttggcttttgcGTCGGGGCAGAACTTCTCAGGCATCGAGCTGGGATGTCGCCCGAAAGTGGGTCACACAAACACCTGTAAGAGCAAAAAGGCCCACACCAATGCAAATATTATGAAATCCCCCCCATGGAAACCGCCTCGAAAGAAAGCAAAGTCTAAACCACAAACATGACTGACTGACGGTGTGTGTACCgccaccaaaaacaaaaaccaagacCATTTCACCAGCAGATTCACTCTTGATGATTATAAGCTTTTGTTGTGTATTTCGGGTCTTGTGGCTTGTGGGATCTCCAGTTCCAGCTTCTCGGCTCCATTCCGCGCACCCTGACCACCGGTTTTGCTTTCCTTTCATTATCGACCGGCAAAATATTGGTTAAgcaagcaaaagcaaaaaaaaaagcaatgaAATCGAAAGAAAATACCTACTTCTTGAGGTGGCAGATACTAGCAGAAGATTAAATGCTCTAACATTATAGGAAATGGTCATCAACTATAAGGAAAACTTATTTAGAAAATCTTAAGATAAGTTTAtttctttaacattttttataaatattttaactttttcattgttaagtttttacattttataattattatttttacagatTACTCTGgctttaaatgtattttatgttttatttgttataaaatctaaaaaataaaatgttcaatagTTTTTCTTTAGTCAATGGACCCATCTTCACACAAGagtatttaaaacaaaagccCCAGCATCAGCGTGACCAACAAATGACGAAGGCGATGCGCCAGCAGCATCTTCATCTTGTTCCCAAAAAACCGTCATGAGATGATGATCAGAACCCTCAAACTTAAAGCTCATTACGATGGCTATCAAGTGGAAGAAGGTAAGATGGTAAGATGGGAAGAAGCGTGGGTACAGCCGGCGAAATAATGAAGCAGAATCGCCTGCATGACAATGATTACTTCAACCCAAGCGAAGAGGAGGAATAATATACAGAAAGAGACGGCCCGGAGCACCCGCCATCCCACTCCCAATCGGTTCGGAGTTGGGAACCGCTGTCAGCTTCAGAATATTTGGGCCAAAGCGCCAAATGTAAACATTAAAAGttgttaaagaaaaaaaactcagATGATCATGGTTACTTAACAATGTTGGACAATAAATGAGCTCCAAATATGCATGTGTGCTTGTGAGGGATTTCTGAAGGTGTCTTGTGAAATCCAAAGCCCCAGAAGAAAGGAAAAGAAAGGGGATTGCAGGTGCCAAAGGGTTTTACCCACGTTGAGTCATTTAAGCgaaatttcgattttaaaaattaaaaagaagcaAAAGCTAAAAATTGCCTTTATCAAAGGATTTGTATGATGAAAAATaaggttaaattaaatattataaaactattctatattatttaaataaagataataaaattatcatattgtctaatataaaaaaatctatGTTAGccttattataaatattaaaatattattttcaattaaaaatcttcAAGTTTTA
Above is a genomic segment from Drosophila kikkawai strain 14028-0561.14 chromosome 3R, DkikHiC1v2, whole genome shotgun sequence containing:
- the Gnpat gene encoding dihydroxyacetone phosphate acyltransferase — its product is MERNPVTVTGGGGGGGGGGPGCEPSDQEEKNVPSGADYMLNFKNIIAPGNEASMTREFNPQVAYEFEKYLNPLKLKQHVLKSEKLRSILEHYAKESGQPVKQLERQAKAIIEEIGLERNMAIIRWCGIAITAIGKRICDGFYVNSASMLNVRKDMGKCPVLYLPSHRSYMDFILMSYICYYYDIEIPGIAAGMDFHSMFGMGTMLRKTGAFFMRRSFSNDELYWDIFREYMYALVANYHIGVEFFIEGTRSRNFKALVPKIGLLSMALLPYFTGEVPDVMIVPVSVAYERVLEEQLFVYELLGVPKPKESTKGFFKALKIIDERFGKMFLDFGEPISVKEFFGHDSSQRMQRAGVGGHLQKLNRQEVELVKQLANEIIYQQQRRIVITTFNLLSLYYASQLYAQKSVNIDELSRGVLHLKRIFEQLGAHVSTRPGSIKADIIDAVEIHANILHFVSARLQFTPMAAKQLADRIDVKRLKAHALCPQTMAVAVPMLALQLYVNPCMFWLARPAYLLLAALKEQRSQEKSLDFSNISYDSTLSALHAHVTNMDALFQHEFIIESNREAAEFETHLQLLLDERVVEVAKSGRIRVQDNECSHVILAALAPFLCLYYQLVVTLRKIPLDLEFSNKDLLVRVQKHVEQLLQQPGGTAFHVHPYCLALDNLNIAIYALIQRGYLLKSRDSGQLKIPGTPGKCLEELERQLLEYCQLMPFAQYSTAANQQAQFHIAKL
- the LOC108081247 gene encoding putative GTP-binding protein 6 — protein: MSSLRAWMRLARSLPLPRTMAAMPCRFKYTQHQGVKGIRNRKSFYEAQMQAGQGDEEEGDMEQKEQGSPELTDMRFLDDRAYDEVAGGAMRITRDTASSQQVLILQPYVKWAAKRQNSPNSDVRPEDQLAEASALVHSLPNWQVAKALKVPLESLEKKTLFGSGKLMELKALVADLRQERHLTCLFVSKGTLSFAQKRFLEAEFRLPVMDRYSVVIQILRLHATSAEARLQVAMAELPYIWAQAKDASVTQTRRQGYALTDLQKEILRTRERKLRAELDRVRRQRQLLRQKRKQQNYPIVAVVGYTNAGKTSLIKALTVEDALQPRNQLFATLDVTAHAGCLPCNLEVIYMDTVGFMSDLPTGLFECFVATLEDAMLADVIVHVQDLSHPCHAAQRSHVEATLRSLAFNVAGGDSTASQLPPIIDVYNKCDLVSSIPEAASDAAAVHRISARSQTGLEHLLEDIEQQILTSTGRRKLQMRVPNGGPEMAWLYKNAAVVETIADEENPERLMMHVVISQRTLDQFKREFLR
- the LOC108081248 gene encoding transmembrane protein 141, with translation MNDIKRLKDQQREKHPGFDGYIDCMTRSLFTGLAAFCLGFSGTYFAQKIIQSRIRYPAKYNILVSSLVATGVSYQATSTRTRSCQAAWMAFEDKHSVLNEKTF
- the RagA-B gene encoding ras-related GTP-binding protein A, translating into MKKKVLLMGKSGSGKTSMRSIIFANYIARDTTRLGATIDVEHSHVKFLGNLVLNLWDCGGQEGFMKQYFAQQRENIFRHVEVLIYVFDVESREMERDVHYYQSCLEALLQNSPEAKIFCLVHKMDLVPEEHRESEFKVREDDLIRLSKPGNVTCFRTSIWDETLYKAWSSIVTMLIPNVAVLENSVTHFANVIEADEVLLFEKATFLVISHCQSKKNRDSHRFEKVSNIIKQFKLSCSKLGAKFQSMEVRNNAFAAFIDTFTSNTYVMVVMSDPTLPSEATLVNIRNARKYFEELENPNNSAMSHHGHKYH
- the CAHbeta gene encoding beta carbonic anhydrase 1, translated to MERILRGIMRYRNTTREQMVKEFQKVRDNPEPKAVFFTCMDSRMIPTRYTDTHVGDMFVVRNAGNLIPHAQHFQDEYFSCEPAALELGCVVNDIRHIIVCGHSDCKAMNLLYQLRDPDFASKLNRRLSPLRSWLCTHANTSLDKFQEWRDAGMKDPLLFSSETPLRRFVAYIDEEQKFAVEDKLSQINTLQQMSNIASYGFLKPRLESHDLHIHALWFDIYTGDIYYFSRGAKRFMAVDEDSVDRLSEEVRRFYS